One segment of Trachemys scripta elegans isolate TJP31775 chromosome 1, CAS_Tse_1.0, whole genome shotgun sequence DNA contains the following:
- the LOC117885157 gene encoding olfactory receptor 52N4-like, giving the protein MSALNLTHSDPSTFILMGIPGMEDAHVWISIPFATSYISSLLGNFMVLFVVGKEETLHKPMYLLICMLALTDITKSSTIMPKALCIFWFNLKGITMVGCLTQIFFLHTVGFVQSAVLMIMAFDRYVAICNPLRYATILTNARIAMLGLAVLVRAVLFMVPLPLTLSRLPYCDNHVIPQTQCEHMLLAMISCGDITFNRTYSFVMPFLLMGSDLMLIALSYGLIIRAILRISSKRAHQKALNTCTAHIFVMLMFYTPVLFSILTIRLNGDITPHGRIILSILYHLVPPVLNPIIYGVKTQELRDKVGKYTCRR; this is encoded by the coding sequence ATGTCAGCTTTGAACCTCACCCACTCGGACCCGTCAACATTTATTCTAATGGGAATCCCTGGCATGGAAGATGCCCACGtctggatttccatccctttcGCTACCTCCTACATTAGCAGCCTATTGGGAAATTTCATGGTTCTGTTTGTTGTAGGCAAAGAGGAGACCCTGCACAAGCCGATGTACCTGCTGATCTGCATGCTTGCACTCACAGACATCACCAAGTCTAGCACAATCATGCCAAaggcactgtgtatattttggttcaatttgaaaggCATTACTATGGttggctgcctcacccagattTTCTTCCTTCACACAGTTGGTTTTGTGCAGTCTGCTGTTCTCATGATAATGGCCTTTGATCGCTACGTTGCCATATGTAATCCTTTGAGATACGCCACCATCCTCACCAATGCACGAATAGCTATGCTAGGGCTTGCAGTTTTGGTAAGAGCTGTTCTCTTCATGGTGCCCCTACCCCTGACACTGAGCAGGCTGCCATACTGTGACAACCACGTTATTCCCCAAACACAATGCGAGCACATGCTTTTGGCAATGATATCGTGTGGGGATATCACATTCAACAGGACATACAGCTTTGTGATGCCATTTTTACTCATGGGGTCAGATCTGATGCTCATTGCCCTGTCCTATGGTCTCATCATTAGGGCCATCCTCAGAATCTCCTCCAAGAGAGCCCACCAGAAAGCCCtcaacacctgcacagcccacatctTTGTGATGCTGATGTTTTATACTCCCGTCCTCTTCAGCATCCTGACAATCCGGTTGAATGGAGACATCACTCCCCATGGTCGCATCATCTTGTCCATCCTCTATCACCTTGTTCCTCCTGTGCTCAACCCCATCATTTATGGGGTCAAAACCCAAGAGCTTCGTGATAAAGTCGGCAAATACACTTGCAGAAGGTGA